The following DNA comes from Bacteroidota bacterium.
GAGACATTCAGCAACAAAAACATGGGTAAAAACAGCAAAGAGATTTTTTTATAAATCACAAATCAAGATTTTTATGAAAAACCTTTAAGGTACTTCAACAATATTTAAAATACTGGTTATAATATCCTCGCTTTTAATATTTTCAGCTTCAGCCTCGTAAGTAAGTCCAAGTCTGTGACGCAGGACATCA
Coding sequences within:
- a CDS encoding ATPase: DVLRHRLGLTYEAEAENIKSEDIITSILNIVEVP